One segment of Capnocytophaga sp. oral taxon 878 DNA contains the following:
- a CDS encoding pentapeptide repeat-containing protein, protein MDLEKYIKKKEYNPDIDKTEIWIGNFSDTPTINPIIIILEIISHFQNQDYKIIVDDYLEYNNGKYWQKPLIFKDITFNESVKFNYISFKDCVGFEKCIFKKEVSFSKCAFNERVGFINCIFKERTNFRGAFFCSKSDFSDTVFEGVKNNFSFIHSFEDFYCENINLKSSIDFSHANFKKIVWFERAIFEGEANFSNVEFGSHKKNDLEYDEYTYMLEKCIEESVVKLKGLLENTPKFIENKNDRNEENSFFSITFNDAVFEENAIFRESVFENMTNFTNTKFEKLVDFHLVKFYKAQQFYSTIFLDKAIFSNTVFHEEAQFLYCRTDSNSYIGFESAVFKRSLDISRSNFNDKVNFWNIELEEGDIFTSSKYLDDFENPEEESKSTKNIPTIYKKMRETYRIIKSYFYSQNNRIEALEFSKKEMLVYEKELKPFSLDKFILLANKFSNNYGTDWGKGLLFTMLSGFITYSIILLIEGKVNNLLSVLLIYVSFFVIINKARSINEMLSKVFFVFLCCLYVTILCFCSFPFAINWDSFIQQYLNTLNIIDLKPFEKDENNILKLSGLSYLFLFIGRIFIGYGYYQTIQAFRKYGKS, encoded by the coding sequence ATGGATTTAGAAAAATATATAAAAAAGAAAGAATATAATCCTGATATTGATAAAACAGAAATATGGATTGGAAATTTTTCAGATACTCCTACAATTAATCCAATCATTATAATATTAGAAATAATATCCCATTTTCAAAATCAAGATTATAAAATCATTGTAGATGATTATTTGGAATATAATAATGGAAAATATTGGCAAAAACCCCTAATATTTAAAGATATTACTTTCAATGAATCAGTAAAGTTTAATTATATTTCTTTTAAAGATTGTGTCGGTTTTGAAAAATGTATTTTTAAAAAAGAAGTATCTTTTTCAAAATGTGCTTTTAATGAACGAGTAGGGTTTATAAATTGTATTTTCAAAGAAAGAACAAATTTTAGAGGAGCATTTTTTTGCTCAAAATCTGACTTTTCTGATACAGTATTTGAAGGAGTAAAAAATAATTTTTCTTTTATCCATTCTTTTGAAGATTTTTATTGTGAAAATATTAATCTAAAATCAAGTATTGATTTTTCACATGCAAATTTTAAAAAGATAGTTTGGTTTGAAAGAGCTATTTTTGAAGGAGAAGCTAATTTTTCTAATGTAGAATTTGGAAGTCATAAAAAAAATGATCTTGAATATGATGAATATACATATATGTTAGAAAAATGTATTGAAGAGAGTGTGGTGAAATTAAAAGGTTTACTGGAGAATACACCTAAATTTATAGAGAATAAAAATGATAGGAATGAGGAAAACTCTTTTTTTAGTATCACATTTAATGATGCAGTTTTTGAAGAAAATGCAATATTCCGTGAAAGTGTATTTGAAAATATGACTAATTTCACAAATACTAAATTTGAAAAATTAGTAGATTTTCATTTAGTTAAATTCTATAAAGCACAACAATTTTATTCAACAATTTTTCTTGATAAAGCTATTTTTTCTAATACTGTTTTTCACGAAGAAGCCCAATTTCTTTATTGTCGAACAGATAGCAATTCATATATAGGTTTTGAGAGCGCTGTATTTAAAAGAAGTTTAGATATTTCTCGTAGCAATTTTAATGATAAAGTTAATTTTTGGAATATTGAGTTAGAAGAGGGAGACATTTTTACCTCTTCCAAGTATTTAGATGATTTTGAAAATCCTGAAGAAGAGTCTAAATCTACTAAAAATATTCCTACAATATATAAAAAAATGCGTGAAACTTATCGTATCATTAAAAGCTATTTTTACTCTCAAAATAATAGAATAGAAGCTTTAGAGTTTTCAAAAAAAGAAATGTTAGTTTATGAAAAAGAACTAAAACCTTTTTCATTAGATAAATTTATACTGTTAGCTAATAAGTTTTCAAATAATTATGGTACAGATTGGGGTAAAGGGCTTTTATTTACTATGTTAAGTGGCTTTATTACTTATTCAATAATTTTACTTATAGAAGGAAAAGTTAATAATTTACTTAGCGTGTTATTAATTTATGTTTCATTTTTTGTAATAATCAACAAGGCAAGAAGTATAAATGAAATGCTCAGTAAAGTTTTTTTTGTATTTTTATGTTGTTTATATGTAACTATTCTTTGCTTTTGTAGTTTTCCTTTTGCAATAAATTGGGATTCATTTATTCAGCAATATCTAAATACACTAAATATTATTGATTTAAAACCTTTTGAAAAAGATGAAAATAACATTTTAAAGTTGTCTGGCTTGTCATACCTATTTCTTTTTATAGGTCGTATATTTATAGGATACGGCTATTACCAAACCATTCAAGCCTTTAGAAAATATGGTAAATCTTAA
- a CDS encoding DUF4139 domain-containing protein: MKYLVTSIFFCCSAFMLAQKVQFTNAKLDAATVYFNSAELTHYFSANLTKGTNEIVVKNVANRLNENTIRILAPKNVTVLSAQFTTQYTSTDSNNLLPKSKQVKDSIDLLSNQIDKLNNQIIAEKEILEKLKSNKSVLGNTPLNVTEYAKFIDYSKEKLTTTLNNIDSYTDKQNKLRTLRYELEQRLKGEVGKEETLSNGKLVLQVMCDTPTKADFTLSYISPNASWSPFYDLRAESITQPISLLYKAQIRQNTGVDWKHVRLTLSSGNPNQNNQITLLKAWYLRFGYERQETLMLNSIAYKRVAKEVAAADKVEESTVSNYTNLNENQLNTSFDITTPYDILSNNKYHSVSLKELKIKAKYEYYAAPRVDNGVYLIALVDDYSQYNLLTGEANVIFEDMYVGKTLIDPNQTTESIQLTMGNDKKISIKREKITDKSETKFISSYKEQTFTYEITVKNNKKEAIDLKLKDQYPLSNDEKIQIELLESSKAEINKEIGVLTWDTNLKAGETKKFRISYKVKYPKNEVIGNL; this comes from the coding sequence ATGAAATACTTAGTAACTTCTATATTCTTTTGCTGCTCAGCCTTTATGCTAGCACAAAAAGTACAGTTCACCAATGCCAAACTCGATGCTGCTACTGTATACTTTAATTCAGCCGAGTTAACCCATTATTTCAGCGCAAACCTTACCAAAGGCACTAATGAAATAGTAGTAAAGAACGTAGCCAATCGCCTTAATGAAAATACAATACGCATCTTAGCTCCTAAAAATGTAACTGTGTTATCAGCTCAGTTCACTACACAATATACCTCTACCGATAGTAATAATCTTTTACCTAAATCCAAGCAAGTAAAGGATAGTATTGATTTGCTTAGCAATCAGATAGATAAACTCAATAACCAAATTATAGCCGAAAAAGAAATTCTTGAAAAGCTAAAAAGTAACAAGTCTGTATTAGGTAATACTCCTCTAAATGTAACCGAATATGCTAAGTTTATTGATTATTCTAAAGAAAAACTAACAACTACACTCAATAATATTGATTCTTATACCGATAAACAAAATAAGTTGCGCACTCTCCGTTATGAGTTAGAACAACGTTTAAAAGGCGAAGTAGGGAAAGAAGAAACGCTCTCTAATGGTAAGTTAGTATTACAGGTAATGTGTGATACTCCTACCAAAGCCGATTTTACTCTTAGTTACATAAGTCCCAATGCATCTTGGTCTCCTTTCTATGACCTCCGAGCCGAGAGTATTACCCAGCCTATAAGTTTGCTATATAAGGCTCAAATACGCCAAAATACAGGAGTTGATTGGAAGCACGTAAGGCTTACCCTTTCCAGTGGTAATCCCAACCAAAATAACCAGATTACTTTGCTCAAGGCATGGTATCTGCGTTTTGGATATGAACGTCAAGAAACCTTAATGCTCAATAGCATAGCTTACAAACGTGTGGCTAAAGAGGTTGCTGCCGCAGATAAGGTAGAAGAATCTACTGTATCCAATTATACAAACCTAAATGAAAATCAGCTTAATACCTCTTTCGATATTACTACCCCTTATGATATATTGTCCAATAACAAATACCACAGTGTATCACTCAAAGAACTCAAAATTAAAGCAAAATATGAGTATTATGCTGCCCCTCGTGTTGATAATGGGGTGTATTTAATCGCTTTAGTTGATGATTATTCACAGTACAACCTACTTACTGGCGAGGCTAACGTTATCTTTGAAGATATGTATGTAGGTAAAACCCTTATTGATCCTAACCAAACTACCGAGAGCATACAGCTCACAATGGGTAATGATAAGAAGATAAGTATAAAGCGCGAAAAGATAACCGATAAATCAGAAACTAAGTTCATTTCAAGTTATAAAGAGCAAACCTTTACCTATGAAATAACTGTAAAAAATAATAAAAAAGAGGCTATCGATCTCAAACTAAAAGATCAATACCCTCTTAGTAATGACGAGAAAATTCAAATAGAATTGTTGGAGTCGTCAAAAGCTGAAATTAATAAAGAAATAGGTGTCCTTACTTGGGATACAAACCTCAAGGCAGGCGAAACTAAAAAGTTCCGCATTAGCTATAAAGTAAAATATCCTAAAAACGAAGTAATAGGCAATTTGTAA
- a CDS encoding flotillin family protein, producing MDVLNSPIGLIVILAIVLFVTISSLVARYKRCPSDKILVIYGKTGGSSAKCIHGGGAFVWPVIQDYAYLDLRPLSIEANLTNALSRQNIRVDVPCRFTIAISTEHENMNAAAERLLGLSPEQIQELAKDILFGQLRLVIATMTIEEINSDRDKFLENISKNVDSELKKIGLKLINVNVTDIKDESGYIEALGKEAAAKAINEAKISVAEQEKIGETGKALADREKDTQIAETHRDRDVKIAITQKDKEISIAEAKKDETVGIAEAKKFESIGKAEADRDSRIKISEANAVAIQGENEARIAIANSEALRREKEAESLRIAISAEKVQQAKALEEAYSAEEKAETARSERERATQMANIIVPAEIDKQRAIIEAQAEAERLREKAKGEADAIYAKMEAEAKGLFQILTKQAEGYKDVVGAAGGDPTKAFQLLLIEKLPELVRTQVEAVKNIKIDKVTVWDSGKNEDGNTATANFVSGMMKTVPPLNDLFNMAGLNLPTYLAKEAEKTKNEAGKTKDIPAQEVE from the coding sequence ATGGATGTACTTAATTCACCTATAGGGCTCATAGTAATACTCGCTATTGTCCTTTTTGTTACAATCTCATCACTCGTAGCTCGTTACAAACGTTGCCCTTCCGACAAAATTTTGGTTATCTATGGTAAAACCGGTGGCTCTTCAGCCAAGTGTATCCACGGGGGGGGCGCCTTTGTATGGCCTGTAATTCAAGATTATGCCTATCTAGATTTGCGCCCTCTATCCATCGAGGCGAATCTTACCAATGCCCTAAGCCGTCAAAATATCCGTGTCGATGTACCTTGCCGCTTTACCATCGCCATCTCTACCGAACACGAAAATATGAACGCCGCTGCCGAGCGCCTTTTGGGGCTTTCACCCGAACAGATTCAGGAGTTGGCAAAAGATATCCTTTTTGGTCAGTTGCGTTTGGTAATTGCTACTATGACCATTGAGGAAATTAACTCCGACCGCGATAAATTCCTTGAAAATATTTCTAAAAACGTCGATAGTGAGCTTAAAAAAATAGGCCTAAAACTCATCAACGTGAACGTAACCGATATTAAGGACGAATCTGGATATATCGAGGCCTTGGGTAAAGAAGCCGCTGCCAAAGCTATCAACGAGGCTAAGATCAGTGTTGCCGAACAAGAGAAAATAGGGGAGACCGGTAAAGCTCTTGCCGACCGTGAGAAAGATACCCAAATTGCCGAAACGCATCGTGATAGAGATGTAAAAATAGCTATCACCCAAAAAGATAAAGAAATTAGCATCGCCGAAGCTAAAAAAGATGAAACTGTGGGTATTGCCGAGGCTAAAAAGTTTGAATCAATAGGTAAAGCCGAAGCCGATCGCGATAGCCGTATTAAGATTTCCGAAGCCAATGCAGTAGCTATACAAGGTGAAAATGAGGCGCGAATAGCCATTGCCAACTCCGAAGCGCTACGCCGTGAAAAAGAAGCCGAATCATTGCGCATAGCTATTTCAGCCGAAAAAGTACAACAAGCCAAAGCGTTAGAAGAAGCCTACTCTGCCGAAGAAAAAGCCGAAACAGCTCGTTCAGAGCGTGAACGCGCTACCCAAATGGCAAACATCATTGTCCCTGCCGAAATTGATAAACAACGTGCCATTATCGAGGCTCAAGCCGAAGCCGAACGCCTTCGTGAAAAAGCAAAAGGGGAAGCCGATGCTATATATGCCAAAATGGAAGCCGAAGCTAAGGGTCTCTTCCAAATCCTTACCAAGCAAGCCGAAGGTTACAAAGATGTGGTAGGCGCTGCAGGTGGTGATCCTACAAAAGCTTTTCAACTATTGCTCATCGAAAAACTACCCGAATTGGTACGCACTCAGGTTGAAGCTGTTAAAAATATCAAAATTGATAAAGTTACCGTATGGGATTCTGGCAAAAATGAAGATGGTAATACCGCTACAGCCAACTTCGTATCAGGTATGATGAAGACTGTACCTCCTTTAAATGATCTCTTTAATATGGCAGGGCTAAACCTTCCTACCTACCTTGCCAAAGAGGCGGAAAAAACTAAAAATGAAGCAGGAAAAACAAAAGATATACCTGCTCAAGAAGTAGAATAA
- a CDS encoding Ppx/GppA phosphatase family protein: protein MNIQKLGAIDIGSNGVRLLISNVLEEQGEAPKFTKASLVRVPIRLGADVFLDGLISEENLNRLSETMQAFSLLMKVNQVRAYRACATSAMREATNGQAVADEVFKRTGVRIEIIDGAEEARIIASTDISSFIQKDKDYLYIDVGGGSTEFTIFSKGKEKKARSFPIGTVRLLDNKVTEDTWHEVQHWIEKHTKDCEHIEAIGSGGNINKIHKNSNSKDGDPLTYEYLTDYYNYVSGYSYDERIRLLGFNPDRADVILYALTVFINAMKWSGAQKVHVPRIGLADGIIKTIYNEENK from the coding sequence ATGAATATTCAGAAATTAGGAGCTATAGATATAGGATCAAATGGGGTAAGACTTCTTATTTCCAACGTATTGGAAGAGCAAGGAGAAGCGCCTAAATTCACGAAAGCCAGCTTGGTGCGTGTACCTATTCGTTTGGGAGCAGATGTGTTTTTGGATGGACTTATTTCGGAAGAAAACTTAAACCGGTTATCAGAAACAATGCAAGCATTTAGCTTACTAATGAAAGTGAACCAAGTGCGAGCCTACCGAGCTTGTGCGACTTCGGCGATGCGAGAGGCTACCAATGGGCAGGCAGTAGCGGATGAAGTATTTAAACGTACAGGAGTGCGCATTGAGATTATAGACGGAGCAGAAGAAGCACGTATTATAGCCTCAACCGATATATCGAGCTTTATACAGAAAGATAAGGATTATTTGTATATAGACGTAGGAGGGGGTAGTACAGAATTCACTATATTCTCCAAAGGAAAAGAGAAAAAAGCACGTTCATTCCCGATAGGTACTGTGCGCTTATTAGACAATAAAGTAACTGAAGATACCTGGCACGAGGTGCAACATTGGATAGAAAAACACACCAAAGATTGTGAACATATTGAAGCAATAGGCTCGGGCGGGAACATTAATAAAATACATAAAAACTCTAACAGTAAAGATGGAGACCCGCTTACATACGAGTATCTTACTGACTATTATAATTATGTATCGGGGTATAGTTATGATGAAAGGATTAGACTTTTAGGATTTAATCCTGACCGTGCCGATGTAATTTTGTACGCCTTAACAGTATTCATAAATGCGATGAAATGGTCGGGAGCACAGAAAGTACACGTACCACGCATAGGTTTGGCCGACGGTATTATCAAAACGATTTACAACGAAGAAAATAAATGA
- a CDS encoding 1-acyl-sn-glycerol-3-phosphate acyltransferase: protein MTLFKKDPFGHTLFVKRWLIRLFGLITHSRYDGFNQLNIEGSDVIRELPPTNVLFISNHQTYFADVTAMYHVFNASLKGRKDTLNNVGYLWNPKLNIYYVAASETMKSGILPKILGYAGAIPVNRTWREKGKEIHREVRQADVENIGIALSDGWVITFPQGTTSPWKPIRKGTAHLIKQYKPVVVPIVIDGFRRSFDKKGINIKKKGVQQSMIIKPPLQIDYENDTVEEIVTQIEMAIEQHESFLKVKKLEPNNAPQVEGKQ, encoded by the coding sequence ATGACTTTATTTAAAAAAGACCCTTTTGGGCATACTCTTTTTGTCAAAAGATGGCTCATTCGCCTCTTCGGACTCATTACTCATAGTCGCTATGATGGTTTTAACCAACTCAATATTGAAGGCTCAGATGTGATTCGAGAGTTACCTCCTACCAATGTATTATTCATTTCTAACCACCAAACCTACTTTGCCGATGTAACGGCTATGTATCACGTATTTAATGCAAGCCTCAAAGGGCGCAAAGATACTTTAAATAACGTAGGCTACTTATGGAATCCTAAGCTTAACATTTATTATGTAGCAGCTTCCGAAACAATGAAGTCTGGCATATTGCCCAAAATATTGGGCTATGCAGGAGCTATACCAGTAAACAGGACTTGGCGCGAAAAAGGCAAAGAAATACATCGTGAAGTGCGCCAAGCCGATGTCGAAAACATAGGTATTGCCCTTTCCGATGGCTGGGTAATTACCTTTCCTCAGGGTACTACTTCTCCTTGGAAACCCATTCGCAAAGGTACAGCACACCTCATCAAGCAGTACAAACCTGTAGTTGTACCTATAGTAATTGATGGCTTTAGGCGTTCTTTTGATAAAAAGGGAATTAACATTAAAAAGAAAGGGGTTCAACAATCAATGATTATTAAACCCCCTTTACAGATAGATTATGAGAATGATACAGTTGAAGAAATCGTTACTCAAATAGAAATGGCTATTGAGCAACATGAGTCATTCTTAAAAGTTAAAAAGTTAGAACCGAATAATGCGCCACAAGTAGAAGGTAAACAGTAA
- a CDS encoding MFS transporter → MIKKLWPLAIGGLALGATEFLIMGLLRVIGEDMGLTDAITGRFISAYAIGVVVGAPTLIALAASYNPKKILLFFMLLFSLFNGLSAFSPDYTTLLLARFFSGLPHGAFFGVGAIVAKQLAPKGKEAFAISIMFAGLTIANLIMVPLLTYVGALAGWRIAMGCVSVLGLLTMLSIFFFLPNVENKRDLGVKREVRLFFNPRSLLVLAITALGCGGLFAWFSYIQPLMLESAHIDPDMKSVVMIVAGAGMVVGNLFGGWLTDRSSPVKATIYILLLLISILLLVFFFSHIQPVAWLLTFICGAMSMSLGAPLNMLIFRCAPQSEMMGAAFMQAGFNTANSIGAYVGGLPLLYGLSTNYPSLMGAGLASIGLLFTFYLWRIIRF, encoded by the coding sequence ATGATTAAAAAACTTTGGCCTCTAGCTATAGGAGGCTTAGCCTTAGGAGCTACAGAGTTCCTAATAATGGGGTTATTGCGCGTAATAGGCGAAGATATGGGCCTAACAGATGCTATTACGGGTAGATTTATTTCAGCTTATGCTATAGGCGTAGTAGTAGGAGCACCTACACTCATTGCTTTGGCTGCCTCATATAACCCAAAGAAGATACTTTTGTTTTTTATGCTACTCTTCTCTCTCTTCAATGGACTTTCGGCCTTTTCACCTGATTATACTACTTTATTATTAGCCCGTTTCTTTTCGGGATTACCACATGGAGCTTTTTTTGGAGTAGGTGCTATTGTGGCTAAACAATTAGCTCCTAAAGGCAAAGAAGCTTTTGCTATCTCAATTATGTTTGCAGGGCTCACTATTGCTAATTTAATAATGGTGCCTTTACTTACTTATGTAGGGGCATTAGCAGGTTGGCGTATTGCAATGGGGTGTGTATCAGTGTTGGGATTACTTACTATGCTTTCTATATTCTTTTTTTTACCTAATGTGGAGAATAAGAGAGACCTCGGGGTGAAGCGTGAAGTGCGTTTATTCTTCAATCCGAGGTCTTTGTTAGTATTGGCTATTACTGCTTTGGGTTGTGGTGGGCTTTTTGCATGGTTCAGCTATATACAACCTTTAATGTTAGAATCAGCTCACATAGACCCTGATATGAAATCGGTAGTGATGATAGTAGCAGGGGCAGGAATGGTAGTGGGAAACCTCTTTGGAGGATGGCTCACAGACCGCTCATCGCCGGTTAAAGCTACTATTTATATTTTGCTATTGCTTATTAGTATACTACTATTAGTCTTCTTTTTCTCACATATACAACCTGTAGCATGGTTACTAACCTTTATATGTGGAGCTATGTCGATGTCATTAGGAGCGCCGCTAAATATGCTTATCTTTAGATGTGCACCACAATCGGAAATGATGGGGGCAGCTTTTATGCAGGCAGGCTTTAATACAGCTAACTCTATAGGCGCTTATGTAGGAGGGTTGCCTTTGCTATATGGACTTAGTACTAATTATCCATCACTAATGGGAGCAGGACTAGCTAGTATAGGATTACTGTTTACCTTCTACTTGTGGCGCATTATTCGGTTCTAA
- the rlmH gene encoding 23S rRNA (pseudouridine(1915)-N(3))-methyltransferase RlmH, with product MNIKLIAVGKTDNSALQQLIGMYEKRLSYYINFELQLLPDIKNNKSLSEEQQKVKEGELILGNLEPSHHLILLDERGKEYTSIAFADELQKKMNAAIKQLTFVIGGPYGFSQQVYQRANGKLSLSKLTFSHQMIRLFFVEQLYRAFTILRNEPYHHQ from the coding sequence ATGAATATTAAACTAATCGCTGTGGGGAAAACTGATAACTCTGCCTTACAACAGCTTATTGGCATGTATGAAAAAAGATTATCATACTATATTAACTTTGAGTTACAACTTTTGCCTGATATTAAGAATAATAAATCACTATCAGAAGAGCAACAAAAAGTAAAAGAAGGTGAACTTATACTTGGGAATCTAGAACCATCACATCATCTTATTCTTTTAGATGAAAGAGGCAAAGAATATACTTCTATAGCCTTTGCAGATGAACTTCAAAAGAAAATGAATGCTGCTATTAAGCAACTAACTTTTGTTATTGGTGGTCCATACGGTTTTTCACAGCAGGTATATCAGCGAGCTAATGGTAAATTATCTCTTTCAAAACTCACTTTTTCACACCAGATGATACGATTGTTTTTTGTAGAGCAATTGTACCGTGCTTTTACTATTTTGAGAAATGAGCCCTATCATCATCAATAA
- the pdxA gene encoding 4-hydroxythreonine-4-phosphate dehydrogenase PdxA, translated as MKEKLVRVGISIGDMNGIGLEVILKTFEDHQILELCTPIIFASNKLVSFQRKHFNTMTNFQGIESVTAALEGKLNVVNCWKETPTVNFGEETEEGGNFAFLSLQAAVEALKAGDIDVLVTAPINKNNIQSNDFHFPGHTDYLAKELEGNSLMFLVSEELKVGLMTDHVPLKEVSALITEELIIEKARLMNESLVKDFRLQRPKIAVLGINPHCGDKGVIGKEDDEVLRPALKKLYFDENILVFGPFAADSFFGSQTYRNYDAVLAPYHDQGLIAFKTLAFGSGVNYTAGLNKVRTSPDHGTAYEIAGKGIADPESFRHAIFMAIDVFRNREEYAELTKNPLKVRTLELDKDR; from the coding sequence ATGAAAGAAAAATTAGTAAGAGTAGGTATCAGCATTGGTGATATGAATGGGATAGGGCTGGAAGTTATCCTGAAAACCTTTGAAGACCACCAGATATTGGAGCTGTGTACCCCTATTATATTTGCATCGAATAAATTGGTTTCTTTTCAGCGGAAGCACTTCAATACTATGACTAATTTTCAAGGTATTGAGAGTGTAACAGCAGCGCTGGAAGGGAAACTAAATGTAGTGAACTGCTGGAAAGAAACCCCTACAGTGAATTTTGGGGAGGAAACAGAAGAAGGAGGTAACTTTGCTTTTCTGTCATTACAAGCAGCAGTGGAAGCCCTTAAAGCAGGAGATATTGATGTGCTAGTAACAGCCCCCATCAACAAAAATAATATACAAAGCAATGATTTTCATTTCCCAGGACATACTGATTACTTGGCCAAAGAATTGGAAGGTAATAGCCTGATGTTTTTGGTAAGTGAGGAACTAAAAGTAGGCTTAATGACTGATCACGTGCCGCTGAAAGAAGTATCAGCACTCATTACAGAAGAGCTTATTATTGAAAAAGCACGCTTGATGAATGAATCATTAGTAAAAGATTTCCGCTTACAACGTCCTAAAATAGCAGTACTGGGAATAAACCCACATTGCGGTGATAAGGGAGTAATAGGTAAAGAAGATGACGAGGTGTTACGCCCAGCCCTTAAAAAGCTTTATTTTGACGAGAATATTTTAGTATTTGGTCCGTTTGCAGCAGATAGTTTTTTTGGTTCACAGACCTATAGAAATTACGATGCTGTACTAGCACCTTATCACGACCAAGGGCTTATAGCTTTTAAAACTCTTGCTTTTGGCAGTGGAGTGAATTATACTGCGGGATTGAATAAAGTGCGCACATCACCAGACCACGGCACAGCTTACGAAATAGCTGGTAAGGGCATTGCAGACCCTGAATCATTTAGACATGCTATTTTTATGGCTATAGATGTATTTCGCAATAGAGAAGAATACGCTGAACTGACAAAAAATCCGTTGAAAGTACGTACTTTAGAGTTAGATAAAGACAGGTAA
- a CDS encoding GYDIA family GHMP kinase encodes MQVTQISEFHSNGKLLITGEYAVLDGALSLALPTQKGQSLKVSSHPDKQLLWEAYDNDNCLWFSSKHLHTETDHKVWNTLLNILQAACSLNPNFKKQLTHCYVQTFLEFPRLWGLGTSSTLINNIAQWAKVNPYQLLFKSFGGSGYDIACAQNSTPILYRLEHEKPHTYPLQFQFPYKEQIHFIYLNQKQNSKEGITRYRKITKSKRKLADSITQLTEQLILSQTIADFSAIIQQHELLISQYIGLPTVKDQLFPDFQGTIKSLGAWGGDFVMAISQHQNTITYFKNKGYETCIPYNDMIIN; translated from the coding sequence ATGCAAGTAACACAAATTTCAGAATTTCATAGTAACGGAAAATTACTCATCACTGGTGAATATGCCGTGCTTGATGGCGCTCTCAGCCTCGCTCTCCCCACTCAAAAAGGTCAATCCTTAAAAGTATCTTCTCACCCCGACAAACAGCTCTTGTGGGAGGCCTATGATAATGATAACTGCTTGTGGTTCAGTAGCAAACACCTACATACCGAAACCGATCATAAAGTCTGGAATACCCTGCTCAATATCCTACAAGCAGCCTGCTCTCTTAACCCCAACTTTAAAAAACAGCTCACTCACTGCTATGTACAAACTTTTTTAGAATTTCCTCGCCTATGGGGGCTAGGTACCTCATCTACCCTTATCAATAACATCGCTCAATGGGCGAAAGTGAATCCCTATCAGCTGCTTTTCAAAAGCTTCGGGGGCAGTGGGTATGATATCGCTTGCGCCCAAAACTCTACCCCTATATTATATCGTTTAGAACACGAAAAACCCCACACTTATCCTTTGCAATTTCAATTCCCTTATAAGGAGCAAATTCATTTCATCTATCTCAATCAAAAGCAAAACAGTAAAGAAGGCATCACCCGTTACCGAAAAATAACCAAAAGCAAACGCAAATTAGCCGATAGCATTACCCAACTCACCGAGCAGCTCATTTTAAGCCAAACTATAGCCGATTTCAGTGCTATTATACAACAGCATGAGCTTCTCATCAGCCAATATATAGGTCTCCCAACGGTTAAAGACCAGCTTTTTCCCGATTTTCAGGGCACTATCAAGAGTTTAGGCGCTTGGGGTGGCGATTTTGTAATGGCTATTTCCCAGCATCAAAACACAATAACCTATTTCAAAAATAAGGGGTATGAAACCTGCATCCCCTATAATGATATGATTATCAATTAA